In one window of Verrucomicrobiia bacterium DNA:
- a CDS encoding F0F1 ATP synthase subunit delta, which produces MRISKQARREAKELFRCCLVKGLLDENRARLAVQRVLETRPRGYLAILSHFERLARLDLEQHMAVIESALPLAPELQQNVRASLDRVYGEGLRISFAQRPALIGGMRIRVGSDVYDGSVQARLAALQESF; this is translated from the coding sequence ATGAGGATTTCAAAACAAGCCCGCCGCGAAGCCAAGGAGCTGTTTCGCTGTTGCCTCGTCAAGGGACTCTTGGACGAGAACCGGGCGCGCCTGGCGGTGCAGCGGGTGTTGGAAACCAGGCCGCGCGGCTACCTGGCTATCCTGTCGCATTTCGAACGGCTGGCAAGGCTTGACCTTGAACAACACATGGCCGTAATCGAAAGCGCGCTCCCTTTGGCGCCCGAGTTGCAGCAGAACGTTCGGGCGTCCCTTGATCGAGTTTACGGTGAGGGCCTGAGGATTTCCTTTGCCCAAAGACCAGCGCTCATAGGCGGCATGCGTATCCGGGTGGGAAGCGACGTCTATGATGGCAGCGTCCAGGCCCGCCTGGCAGCCCTGCAGGAAAGTTTTTGA
- the rlmN gene encoding 23S rRNA (adenine(2503)-C(2))-methyltransferase RlmN: protein MDIKSQTLEEVQARFQGWGQPAYRVGQLLDWLYVRRVTSWDAMTNLPRSLREQLRTHYTFECLELVRKQGSADTTQKILWRLADQSLIESVLIPANPALYGEPSDRHTLCVSTQVGCAYGCRFCASGLKGLKRNLEAHEIVDQVLAVERQGENVERMAASWSSKASRLISNLVIMGMGEPLANYDNLLKALRILNAPWGGGIGARKITVSTSGLAPQIRRLADEPLQFRLAVSLHGPTDVIRNKIMPVNRKYPLRELVAACEYYQRGKGRMITFEYILISGVNDSLDQAKPLAALARRLNAKINLIPYNPVEGLPWQRPSQAQQDAFLDALERQKVSATLRREKGVDIDAACGQLRLKTERELAVRR, encoded by the coding sequence ATGGACATCAAATCCCAGACACTCGAAGAGGTGCAGGCCCGGTTCCAGGGATGGGGCCAGCCGGCCTATCGAGTCGGTCAACTGCTCGACTGGCTCTACGTCCGCCGGGTCACCTCCTGGGATGCGATGACGAATTTACCGCGGTCTCTGCGCGAGCAGTTGCGAACTCATTATACGTTCGAGTGCCTTGAACTTGTCCGCAAGCAAGGCTCGGCCGATACCACACAGAAAATCCTCTGGCGCCTGGCCGATCAATCGTTGATCGAAAGCGTCCTGATTCCGGCAAATCCCGCCTTGTATGGCGAGCCGAGCGACCGCCACACGTTGTGCGTCTCGACCCAGGTTGGCTGCGCTTATGGGTGCAGGTTCTGCGCCAGCGGGCTGAAAGGCTTGAAACGAAACCTGGAAGCCCATGAAATCGTGGACCAAGTCCTGGCAGTGGAGCGACAGGGAGAGAACGTGGAGAGGATGGCCGCGTCCTGGTCTTCAAAGGCCTCCAGGCTGATCTCCAATCTTGTCATCATGGGCATGGGCGAGCCTTTGGCCAATTACGACAACCTCCTCAAGGCCCTGAGAATTCTTAACGCCCCCTGGGGCGGTGGAATCGGGGCGCGCAAAATCACTGTCTCGACCAGCGGACTGGCCCCGCAGATTCGGAGACTGGCCGATGAGCCGCTGCAATTTCGGCTGGCGGTCTCACTGCATGGCCCCACGGATGTCATCCGCAACAAAATCATGCCTGTAAACCGCAAGTACCCTTTGCGGGAGCTTGTGGCCGCTTGTGAATATTACCAGAGGGGCAAAGGCCGGATGATTACGTTCGAGTACATCCTGATTTCCGGGGTTAATGATAGCCTGGACCAGGCCAAACCACTCGCCGCCCTTGCGCGGCGCCTGAATGCAAAGATCAATCTCATCCCCTATAACCCCGTCGAGGGGCTGCCCTGGCAACGGCCCAGCCAGGCGCAGCAAGATGCCTTTCTTGACGCATTAGAGCGGCAAAAGGTCAGCGCCACTTTGCGCCGAGAAAAGGGTGTCGATATCGACGCCGCCTGCGGCCAGCTCCGCCTCAAGACCGAGCGCGAGTTGGCGGTGCGCCGCTGA
- a CDS encoding ATP synthase F0 subunit C, translating to MLTPMLGEITGSIHVGLAGLGSAIGVALVGMKASEAVGRNPGAFGRIITLAVLGMALSEAIVFYAIYLVR from the coding sequence ATGTTAACGCCCATGTTGGGAGAGATAACTGGCAGCATTCACGTCGGTTTGGCGGGCCTTGGGTCCGCTATCGGCGTGGCGCTGGTCGGCATGAAGGCCTCCGAGGCGGTTGGACGCAACCCCGGCGCCTTCGGACGCATCATTACGCTGGCAGTGCTCGGCATGGCCTTGTCTGAGGCCATCGTCTTCTACGCCATTTATCTCGTTCGATAA
- the pyrH gene encoding UMP kinase, with the protein MKQTKHPKYGRILLKLSGEALGGQSGIGISPEAVHDMADQIREVRELGTQVVVVVGGGNIFRGLRGSERGVERATGDYMGMLATIINSLALQDALEKLGVATRVQSAITMAQVAEPFIRRRAVRHLEKGRVVIFGGGTGNPYFSTDTAAALRANEIGAEVILKATKVDGIYDSDPKTNPKAKRYSQIKYLEALQRQLKVMDSTAFSLCMDNKMPIIVFDLFRPHNLRRVVLGEKVGTLVT; encoded by the coding sequence ATGAAACAAACAAAACACCCGAAATATGGGCGGATTCTTTTAAAACTCAGCGGCGAAGCGCTCGGTGGTCAATCCGGGATTGGCATCTCGCCGGAGGCAGTGCATGACATGGCGGACCAAATCCGCGAGGTGCGCGAGTTGGGCACGCAAGTGGTGGTCGTGGTGGGTGGCGGCAATATCTTCCGGGGCCTGCGCGGGAGCGAGCGAGGGGTCGAGCGGGCGACGGGCGATTACATGGGGATGCTGGCAACGATAATCAATTCGCTGGCCTTGCAGGATGCCCTCGAAAAACTTGGCGTGGCCACCCGCGTCCAGAGCGCCATCACGATGGCGCAAGTGGCCGAGCCGTTCATCCGCAGGCGAGCGGTGCGGCACCTGGAAAAGGGCCGGGTCGTTATCTTCGGCGGAGGCACTGGTAATCCCTATTTTTCCACGGATACCGCTGCCGCTCTGCGCGCCAATGAGATTGGGGCGGAGGTGATTCTCAAAGCAACCAAAGTGGATGGCATTTACGATTCGGACCCCAAGACCAACCCCAAGGCCAAGCGCTATTCGCAAATCAAGTATCTTGAGGCCTTGCAGAGGCAGCTTAAGGTGATGGATTCCACCGCCTTTTCCCTGTGCATGGATAACAAGATGCCGATTATCGTTTTCGACCTGTTCCGGCCCCACAATCTCAGGCGGGTGGTGCTGGGTGAGAAAGTGGGCACTTTGGTGACCTGA
- a CDS encoding phosphoribosyltransferase family protein — translation MVFASREDAGRRLARLLQDRGVQADLVLGLPRGGVVVAAEVARVLRLPLDVLIVRKIGHPSQREFAVGALAENGVVVLDPKVVAPAMYAELQEVIQEEEKRLQGYQTRFHPGGLCSLEGKAVLLVDDGLATGATTEAAVLSARKQKARRITVAAPVASVNAVQRLEQAADAVVALCVDPDFDAVGRYYDVFSQTTDEEVLELLKAA, via the coding sequence ATGGTATTCGCCTCACGAGAAGATGCTGGTCGAAGGCTGGCCCGATTGCTGCAGGATAGAGGGGTGCAGGCGGACCTGGTCTTGGGCTTGCCCCGCGGTGGGGTGGTGGTAGCGGCTGAGGTGGCCCGAGTGCTGCGCCTGCCGTTGGATGTGCTAATCGTGCGCAAGATAGGCCACCCATCTCAAAGGGAGTTTGCCGTCGGCGCTTTAGCCGAGAACGGGGTGGTCGTTCTGGACCCAAAGGTCGTCGCTCCCGCGATGTACGCAGAACTCCAGGAGGTTATCCAGGAGGAGGAAAAACGTCTCCAGGGTTACCAAACCCGGTTCCACCCGGGCGGCCTTTGTTCTCTCGAAGGCAAAGCGGTTCTATTGGTGGATGATGGGTTGGCCACCGGAGCGACTACGGAAGCGGCAGTGTTATCAGCTAGAAAGCAGAAGGCGCGCCGCATCACGGTTGCCGCGCCTGTGGCCTCAGTGAATGCAGTCCAACGCCTCGAACAAGCAGCCGATGCTGTTGTTGCCCTTTGTGTGGACCCCGATTTCGACGCCGTCGGCCGGTATTACGACGTTTTCTCCCAAACCACGGATGAGGAAGTCCTGGAATTGCTCAAGGCCGCATGA
- the atpB gene encoding F0F1 ATP synthase subunit A, whose amino-acid sequence MRVFGIILLWWLVAGAPCQGWCAPEAPGAALAAPAESMGPKLTQRALEVTRINTPFGPFPITNSMVVTWIVALGLIVCAQLATRTMKEVPEGAQNFWEWLVEGLYNFLSEIVGPQLVRRTFWFFATIFIFILFTNWFGLIPGVGTVGWGMQTPHGFEITNPLLRGGNADLNMTTAMSSIFMVLWLIWALQSNGIVGFALHLFGPKGESTGIIKYFMIVVFFFVGFLELLSIAFRPISLSFRLYGNIFAGENLLEAMSNTIQHPAWARALFSVLLPIPFYFLEVLVGLVQAFVFMLLTAVFTALICAHEEEPGKEHH is encoded by the coding sequence ATGCGGGTATTCGGAATCATTTTACTGTGGTGGTTGGTTGCGGGCGCACCCTGTCAGGGGTGGTGCGCCCCGGAGGCGCCCGGCGCCGCCCTGGCAGCTCCTGCGGAGTCGATGGGTCCTAAGTTGACGCAACGGGCTCTTGAAGTGACCCGCATCAACACGCCCTTCGGCCCGTTCCCCATCACCAACTCGATGGTCGTCACCTGGATCGTGGCCTTGGGCCTGATTGTTTGCGCCCAGCTCGCCACGCGCACCATGAAAGAGGTGCCAGAAGGGGCGCAGAACTTCTGGGAATGGCTCGTCGAGGGTTTGTATAATTTTCTTTCAGAGATCGTAGGCCCGCAACTGGTGCGAAGGACCTTTTGGTTTTTTGCGACCATCTTCATATTCATTTTATTTACGAACTGGTTCGGATTAATCCCCGGGGTCGGCACCGTGGGTTGGGGGATGCAAACGCCTCATGGTTTTGAAATCACGAATCCGCTTTTGCGGGGAGGAAATGCCGATTTAAACATGACCACCGCCATGTCGTCCATCTTCATGGTTCTCTGGCTGATCTGGGCATTGCAGTCCAATGGCATCGTTGGTTTTGCGCTGCATCTCTTCGGGCCCAAGGGCGAGAGTACCGGGATCATCAAGTACTTCATGATCGTGGTCTTTTTCTTCGTCGGGTTTCTCGAACTGCTTTCCATCGCCTTCCGGCCCATTTCTTTGAGCTTCCGGCTTTATGGGAACATTTTTGCCGGAGAGAACCTGCTCGAGGCGATGTCCAACACGATCCAGCATCCCGCCTGGGCGCGGGCTTTGTTTAGCGTGCTGCTGCCAATCCCGTTTTACTTTCTCGAAGTGCTGGTTGGGTTGGTGCAGGCCTTTGTATTCATGCTGCTGACGGCTGTGTTTACGGCGCTGATCTGCGCCCATGAAGAAGAACCCGGCAAAGAACATCATTGA
- the atpF gene encoding F0F1 ATP synthase subunit B, which translates to MQHLILFGDLGSELAQSASETAHRFGWDLPHFIAQVISFSLVALLLYLFAYKRILQMLDERRQRIAEGLANAEKIKTELASTEAQRIQVLSKAEAQASRMIEEARAAAARVKEQETQKAIATAEQIVVKAREAAAADHARMLVELKREVGRLVVQTTATVTGKILTPEDQRRLAEETAKQVG; encoded by the coding sequence ATGCAGCATTTGATATTGTTCGGAGACTTAGGCAGTGAGCTTGCCCAAAGCGCGTCAGAGACAGCGCATCGGTTCGGCTGGGACCTGCCGCATTTTATTGCGCAGGTTATTAGCTTCTCGCTGGTTGCGCTGCTTTTGTATCTCTTTGCCTATAAGCGCATACTCCAGATGCTCGACGAGCGCCGCCAACGCATCGCCGAAGGCCTGGCCAACGCCGAAAAAATTAAAACCGAACTCGCCAGCACCGAGGCCCAGAGAATCCAGGTGCTCTCGAAAGCCGAGGCGCAAGCCAGCCGGATGATCGAAGAGGCCCGGGCCGCCGCTGCGCGCGTCAAGGAACAGGAAACGCAAAAGGCCATTGCCACCGCAGAGCAGATTGTCGTCAAGGCGCGCGAGGCGGCTGCAGCCGATCATGCCCGGATGCTGGTTGAACTTAAACGCGAGGTGGGACGTCTGGTGGTCCAGACTACAGCCACCGTGACAGGCAAGATTTTGACGCCAGAAGACCAGCGGCGCCTGGCCGAAGAGACCGCAAAGCAAGTCGGTTAA